From Xylocopilactobacillus apis, a single genomic window includes:
- a CDS encoding sucrose-specific PTS transporter subunit IIBC produces MDYKKVAKDVIDAIGADNLQAAAHCATRLRLVVKDEGKINQKALDSNSDVKGTFKTNGQYQVIIGPGAVDYVYDELIKQTGLKEVTPDDLKEAASHGQKTNPFMAFIKLLSDIFVPIVPALVAGGLLMALNNVLTAENLFSAKSLVEMYPQIKGVSEMVNLMASAPFTFLPILIGFSATRRFGGNPYLGAAMGMIMVMPSLVSGYNVAVAMNTGKMPYWNLFGFKVAQAGYQGQVIPVLAVAFILATLEKFFHRHISDALDFTFTPMLSIIITGFLAFIVVGPVLRVVSDGLTNGLVWLYKTTGFIGTGIFGTFYSSIVITGLHQSFPVVETQLLANIAKTGGSFIFPIASMANVAQGGACLAIFFLTKSEKEKGLTSSSGISALLGITEPAIFAVNLKLKFPFVCAMIGSGIASVWIGLMHVLASAMGSAGVIGFISIPTKYWVSFLIGVVVSFGIAFILTMVYGKQHYTVFADEEPAADASSVTTEVNDSTLEDAVILAPVSGTPESLNKVNDQVFLAEIMGKGAAIVPNDNNVYAPLSGTVTADFETHHAYGITGDDGAEVLIHLGLDTVNLKGEYFTSNVVKGEKVKAGDLLGTFDYQKIKEAGYDPTVMVVVTNTMAYGAVEMIDSNEVKSGDQLVALTVGTKNNSSAMK; encoded by the coding sequence ATGGATTATAAAAAAGTAGCCAAAGACGTCATCGATGCTATTGGAGCAGATAATCTTCAGGCAGCGGCTCATTGTGCGACTCGCCTTCGTTTAGTTGTAAAAGATGAAGGCAAAATTAATCAAAAAGCTTTAGACAGTAATTCTGATGTAAAGGGGACATTCAAGACCAATGGTCAGTATCAAGTTATTATTGGACCAGGTGCGGTGGATTACGTTTATGATGAATTAATCAAACAGACCGGGTTAAAAGAAGTAACTCCTGATGACTTGAAGGAAGCAGCGAGTCATGGGCAGAAAACCAATCCGTTCATGGCATTTATTAAGCTGCTGTCTGATATTTTTGTCCCAATTGTTCCAGCTCTTGTAGCTGGTGGTTTACTGATGGCCTTAAATAATGTCTTGACTGCTGAGAATCTATTTTCTGCTAAATCTTTAGTAGAGATGTATCCGCAGATTAAAGGTGTTTCAGAAATGGTTAATTTAATGGCTTCAGCGCCATTTACCTTTTTACCAATTCTGATTGGCTTTTCGGCAACCAGAAGATTTGGCGGTAATCCTTATCTTGGGGCAGCAATGGGAATGATTATGGTAATGCCAAGTCTTGTCAGCGGCTATAACGTTGCAGTTGCAATGAATACTGGCAAGATGCCTTATTGGAACCTATTTGGTTTCAAGGTTGCCCAAGCTGGATATCAAGGACAAGTTATTCCCGTTCTCGCAGTTGCATTTATTCTGGCCACGCTTGAGAAATTTTTCCATCGGCATATTTCAGATGCCCTTGATTTCACATTCACACCAATGCTTTCAATTATCATTACTGGATTTTTAGCATTTATTGTCGTTGGTCCCGTTCTTAGAGTTGTTTCTGATGGCTTAACAAATGGTTTAGTTTGGCTTTATAAGACAACTGGATTTATCGGAACCGGTATATTTGGTACATTCTATTCTTCTATTGTTATTACCGGACTTCATCAAAGTTTCCCAGTTGTGGAAACCCAATTGTTAGCGAATATTGCTAAAACTGGAGGAAGTTTTATTTTCCCAATTGCCTCAATGGCAAATGTAGCTCAAGGTGGGGCATGTTTAGCAATCTTCTTCTTGACTAAAAGCGAAAAAGAAAAAGGTTTAACTTCTTCATCTGGAATTTCTGCTTTACTAGGAATTACCGAACCAGCAATTTTTGCTGTTAACCTAAAATTGAAGTTTCCTTTTGTTTGTGCGATGATCGGATCAGGAATTGCGAGTGTTTGGATTGGTTTAATGCACGTATTAGCAAGTGCAATGGGATCTGCTGGGGTGATTGGATTTATTTCAATTCCGACAAAATATTGGGTTTCCTTCTTAATTGGCGTTGTAGTTAGTTTTGGAATTGCGTTTATCTTAACAATGGTTTACGGTAAACAGCATTACACCGTTTTTGCTGATGAAGAACCTGCTGCAGATGCTTCTTCAGTAACCACTGAAGTAAATGATTCAACTTTAGAAGATGCAGTAATTTTAGCACCAGTCAGCGGTACGCCTGAATCACTAAATAAAGTTAATGATCAAGTATTTTTGGCAGAAATTATGGGAAAAGGTGCAGCAATTGTTCCAAACGATAATAATGTCTATGCTCCGCTGTCAGGTACTGTAACCGCTGATTTTGAAACCCACCATGCTTATGGAATTACGGGTGATGATGGAGCTGAAGTTTTAATCCATTTAGGCCTTGATACTGTTAATTTAAAAGGAGAATATTTCACTAGCAATGTAGTGAAAGGCGAAAAAGTAAAAGCAGGAGATCTGCTTGGCACTTTTGATTACCAAAAAATTAAAGAAGCGGGTTATGATCCGACTGTAATGGTCGTCGTTACTAATACAATGGCTTATGGAGCCGTTGAAATGATTGACAGTAACGAGGTCAAATCAGGAGATCAATTGGTTGCGTTAACGGTTGGGACAAAAAATAATTCTAGCGCAATGAAATAA
- a CDS encoding sucrose-6-phosphate hydrolase, translating into MITNWTRELRYKKYSDWSNEYISELKERGSNSIWHSKYHIEPDFGLLNDPNGFSFFNYEYHLFYQYYPFGAVHGLKSWYHLTSKDLIHWENKGIALKADTKYDSHGVYSGSALSIDEQLLLMYTGNVRNEQGERFAYQDAAWMDKNDKIKKEEVPLIKEPPTNCTSEFRDPQIMKIKDNYQVIIGSQTSDEHGKIAVYQGKELHSLHFTGFLNFTDNPTGFMIECPNLIEVNGQPVIIFCPQGLDHQILDYQNIYPNCYVIGQDLDWNNNTVKEPSSINNLDEGFDLYASQVLKAPDGRSLSVGWINLPDLIYPNDQDDWTGSLSLIKELTIKNKQLYQYPIAETKMLRQKKIDFQNEQVGKNFELELTVPANQRTSLKLFKTDHNYLEITINALNGIVTVDRSRTKFPLNKEFGEIRRSTVTAHQEIQLNIFVDNTICEIFINNGLKVQTLRYFSEPDANTIDLTGSYDQINVWELKK; encoded by the coding sequence ATGATTACAAATTGGACACGTGAACTACGCTATAAAAAATATTCCGACTGGAGTAATGAATACATCTCAGAGTTAAAAGAAAGAGGATCAAATTCCATCTGGCATTCAAAATATCACATTGAACCAGACTTCGGGCTATTAAACGATCCTAACGGGTTCTCTTTTTTTAATTATGAATATCATTTGTTTTATCAGTACTATCCTTTTGGTGCCGTTCATGGATTAAAATCTTGGTACCATTTAACATCAAAAGATTTAATTCACTGGGAAAATAAAGGCATTGCTTTAAAGGCAGATACTAAATACGATTCGCATGGGGTTTATTCAGGATCTGCATTGTCAATCGATGAACAATTGCTATTAATGTATACAGGAAACGTTCGAAACGAGCAAGGCGAACGATTTGCTTACCAAGATGCTGCCTGGATGGATAAAAACGACAAAATTAAAAAAGAGGAAGTCCCTTTAATTAAAGAACCTCCTACTAACTGCACTTCTGAATTTCGTGATCCCCAGATTATGAAAATTAAGGACAATTATCAAGTCATAATCGGTTCTCAAACATCAGACGAACATGGTAAAATTGCCGTTTATCAAGGAAAAGAATTACACAGTCTTCACTTTACAGGCTTTTTAAACTTCACCGACAATCCAACCGGATTTATGATTGAATGTCCTAACTTAATCGAAGTAAACGGACAGCCAGTAATTATTTTTTGCCCTCAAGGTTTAGACCATCAAATCTTGGATTATCAAAATATATATCCCAACTGTTACGTTATCGGACAAGATCTTGATTGGAATAACAACACTGTCAAAGAACCATCAAGTATCAACAATCTTGACGAAGGTTTTGATTTATACGCGTCACAAGTTTTAAAAGCTCCCGATGGACGCAGTCTGAGCGTTGGCTGGATTAATTTACCCGATCTTATTTATCCAAATGATCAAGATGACTGGACTGGCAGTTTAAGCCTTATTAAGGAATTAACGATTAAAAATAAGCAGCTTTATCAATATCCAATTGCTGAAACCAAAATGCTTCGTCAAAAGAAAATAGATTTTCAAAATGAACAAGTAGGCAAGAATTTTGAACTTGAACTAACAGTTCCCGCCAATCAGCGGACTAGTCTAAAATTATTTAAAACTGATCATAATTATTTAGAAATCACAATCAATGCACTAAATGGTATAGTTACGGTAGATCGTTCTAGAACTAAATTTCCGTTAAATAAAGAATTCGGTGAAATTAGAAGATCAACTGTAACAGCCCACCAAGAGATTCAATTAAATATTTTTGTTGACAATACGATCTGCGAAATATTTATAAACAACGGTTTAAAGGTTCAAACTTTACGTTATTTTTCTGAACCAGATGCTAATACAATTGATTTAACCGGTTCGTATGACCAAATCAACGTTTGGGAATTAAAAAAATAA
- a CDS encoding LacI family DNA-binding transcriptional regulator translates to MVAKLEDVAKKAGVSPTTVSRVINNYGAISENTRNKVHTAMKELNYQPNSLARSLQGKKTQLIGLIFPSITNPFYAELIATIEDQLFKSHYKTILCNASNDQNKERDYLNMLVSNQVDGIIVGTHSKSLKEYQEIKQAIVSFDRYLADSIPIVGSDNYQGAALAAEELINSGASNIYFLGNVHAGRDLQPTDQREIAFRKTLAEHQLTPNFLPLSTEISVNIKHMMIRELLQKNQNIDGIMTTDDLTALLTINVARELGITIPNDLKVIGFDGTKFIQDYYPELTTIAQPISDIAELLINTLFKQIDNHDHYENKHFILPNKLIKGNTSR, encoded by the coding sequence ATCGTGGCAAAATTAGAAGACGTTGCAAAAAAAGCGGGAGTTTCTCCCACTACAGTATCTCGAGTTATTAATAACTACGGTGCGATTAGTGAAAACACGCGTAACAAAGTGCACACTGCAATGAAAGAGCTCAATTATCAACCGAACTCTTTGGCTCGATCACTGCAGGGTAAAAAAACTCAATTGATTGGCTTAATCTTTCCATCGATTACCAATCCTTTTTATGCTGAACTAATTGCTACAATTGAAGATCAGCTTTTTAAATCACACTATAAAACAATTCTTTGCAACGCTTCAAATGATCAAAATAAAGAGCGTGATTACCTCAATATGCTGGTATCTAACCAAGTCGATGGAATTATTGTCGGTACCCATTCAAAAAGTTTGAAAGAATATCAAGAAATCAAACAAGCCATCGTTTCTTTTGATCGTTATTTAGCAGACTCAATTCCGATTGTCGGCAGTGATAATTACCAAGGAGCAGCTCTTGCTGCTGAAGAACTTATTAATAGCGGGGCTTCTAACATTTATTTTTTAGGGAACGTGCATGCCGGACGGGATCTTCAGCCTACAGATCAAAGAGAGATTGCATTTCGAAAAACATTAGCTGAACATCAGTTAACTCCAAATTTTCTACCGCTGTCAACTGAAATATCAGTAAACATCAAACATATGATGATTCGGGAATTATTGCAGAAAAATCAAAATATTGATGGAATTATGACTACTGATGATCTTACCGCACTCTTAACAATTAATGTCGCACGTGAACTAGGAATCACCATTCCAAATGATTTAAAAGTGATCGGATTTGATGGAACGAAATTTATTCAAGATTATTATCCTGAACTCACCACGATTGCTCAACCTATCAGCGATATTGCAGAACTTCTCATCAACACCTTATTTAAACAGATTGACAATCACGATCATTACGAAAATAAACATTTTATTTTACCCAACAAGTTAATTAAAGGTAATACCAGCAGATAA
- a CDS encoding hydroxymethylglutaryl-CoA synthase family protein encodes MIGINKIACYIPQNYLKMTSLASARGVDPKKFLIGIGQEKMAVVGGNEDSISMGLNSARRLLDSLTSEEKESIKLVIFATESSVDESKAGSLFFQQYLGLSSDARYFEIKEACYGATAGLDLAIDRVTLHPDEKVLIVASDIARYGLNSGGEVTQGAGSVAMLVENSLETAFETVYRPSYYAQNVPDFYRPMGCEEAIVDGPLSNQTYLQFFKHVFEDFFKSKPIMPEDLKMINFHMPYTKIGLKALNEIKDQINIDKFEEWVNLFNQGKSLNAEVGNIYTGSLYLNLLSNVLAGNLNKEDLIGMYSYGSGSQSEFYVLKAHAIPDLSSLSDLLINRQEVEIKTYEKMYQERSDELNQQFNSEGIRLGDFYLKEVVNGNRIYDQK; translated from the coding sequence ATGATCGGTATTAATAAAATAGCTTGTTATATTCCTCAAAATTACCTTAAAATGACTTCTTTAGCATCAGCTAGGGGAGTTGATCCTAAAAAGTTTTTAATTGGAATTGGGCAGGAAAAAATGGCTGTTGTCGGAGGAAATGAAGATTCGATTTCAATGGGGCTTAATTCAGCTCGTCGATTATTAGATTCATTAACCTCAGAAGAAAAAGAATCGATAAAATTAGTAATTTTTGCAACTGAAAGCAGTGTTGATGAATCCAAAGCAGGATCATTGTTTTTTCAGCAATACTTGGGACTTTCATCAGATGCGCGTTATTTTGAAATAAAAGAAGCGTGTTATGGGGCAACGGCGGGTTTGGATTTAGCAATTGATCGGGTGACACTGCACCCGGATGAAAAGGTTCTAATAGTAGCTAGTGATATTGCGCGCTATGGTCTTAATTCTGGCGGTGAGGTAACTCAAGGGGCTGGAAGTGTTGCAATGCTGGTTGAAAATAGTCTTGAAACGGCATTTGAAACCGTCTATCGACCATCCTACTATGCTCAAAATGTTCCTGACTTTTATCGCCCAATGGGTTGCGAAGAAGCTATTGTTGATGGACCGCTTTCAAATCAAACTTATTTGCAATTTTTTAAACACGTATTTGAGGACTTTTTTAAATCTAAACCAATTATGCCTGAAGATTTAAAAATGATTAATTTTCATATGCCTTATACCAAGATCGGTCTTAAAGCCTTAAACGAGATTAAAGATCAGATTAATATTGATAAATTTGAAGAATGGGTTAATTTGTTTAATCAAGGAAAATCATTAAATGCAGAAGTTGGAAATATTTATACGGGTTCCTTATATTTAAATCTTTTATCAAATGTTTTAGCAGGAAATCTCAATAAAGAAGATTTAATTGGAATGTATAGCTATGGATCAGGTTCACAAAGTGAATTCTATGTTTTAAAAGCTCATGCAATTCCTGATTTAAGCTCACTAAGCGATCTGTTAATTAATCGTCAGGAAGTTGAGATTAAGACTTACGAAAAAATGTATCAAGAACGATCTGATGAGTTAAATCAACAATTTAATTCAGAAGGCATTCGTTTAGGAGATTTTTACTTAAAAGAAGTCGTTAACGGAAATCGAATTTATGATCAAAAATAG
- a CDS encoding hydroxymethylglutaryl-CoA reductase, degradative has protein sequence MKKFYELARLERVKELLNSKQITHDLADRLVDAANLTDQELEIFTENSINQFHIPIGLVHGLKVNGESYEIPIATYEPSVVAALNKATHFVNEDKGIVVTGTKLPTTGQIFVTYQGEAEAIKSDIISKKDLLIAKGNEAVSHLIKRGGGIKQLTFDFEQEIMICTVQVDTKEAMGANLVDTIVEKIAPLVAKIINGDVISAILSNLPIGEPFKARANVPVSLIGIEAAEKLVQLSTISSFNEARSVTNNKGVMNGLIGAVIATGNDDRAVSSAMYSYHSKPLNRSFTNWIIKDQELIGEFVGYLPLGTVGGAISTHPDAKKCLSLLNVQDSTELAHVLMAVGLASNFSALYALVTDGIQKGHMRLQAKSIAKSVGVRDQDLSSVVDEMVKRKSFDTITVQKILKERRDK, from the coding sequence TTGAAAAAATTTTATGAACTTGCAAGATTAGAGCGGGTTAAAGAACTTTTAAACAGTAAACAAATAACCCATGATTTAGCAGATCGATTAGTAGATGCTGCAAATTTGACTGACCAAGAATTAGAAATTTTCACTGAAAACTCGATAAACCAGTTTCATATTCCAATTGGCTTGGTTCATGGGTTAAAGGTTAATGGGGAAAGTTATGAAATTCCGATTGCAACTTATGAGCCTTCAGTTGTCGCAGCTTTAAATAAAGCAACTCATTTTGTTAACGAAGACAAAGGAATCGTTGTTACTGGGACAAAGCTGCCGACTACCGGACAAATTTTTGTCACATATCAAGGTGAAGCAGAAGCAATTAAAAGTGATATCATCTCAAAAAAAGATTTATTAATTGCAAAAGGAAACGAAGCCGTCTCTCATTTAATTAAACGTGGCGGTGGAATTAAGCAATTAACGTTTGATTTTGAACAGGAAATTATGATTTGTACCGTTCAAGTTGATACAAAAGAGGCAATGGGTGCAAATTTAGTTGACACGATTGTTGAAAAAATTGCACCTCTAGTTGCAAAAATTATCAATGGTGATGTTATCAGTGCAATTTTATCTAATCTACCAATTGGCGAACCTTTTAAAGCAAGGGCAAATGTTCCGGTTTCACTAATTGGCATTGAAGCGGCGGAAAAGTTAGTCCAGCTTTCAACAATTTCAAGTTTTAACGAAGCAAGGTCAGTAACTAATAACAAAGGGGTTATGAATGGCTTAATTGGAGCAGTGATTGCAACGGGTAATGATGATCGGGCTGTCAGCAGCGCCATGTATAGTTATCATTCAAAACCGCTTAACCGCTCATTTACGAATTGGATTATAAAAGATCAAGAACTAATTGGAGAATTTGTTGGTTATTTACCTCTTGGAACGGTGGGAGGAGCAATCTCAACTCACCCTGACGCCAAAAAATGTCTATCGCTTTTAAACGTTCAAGATAGCACTGAACTAGCACATGTTTTAATGGCAGTGGGACTGGCAAGCAATTTTTCGGCGTTGTATGCGTTAGTTACGGATGGAATTCAAAAAGGTCATATGCGTCTGCAGGCAAAATCTATTGCTAAAAGTGTAGGGGTTAGAGATCAAGATCTTAGTTCAGTAGTAGATGAAATGGTAAAGCGGAAAAGCTTTGATACGATTACAGTACAAAAAATTTTAAAAGAGAGAAGAGACAAATGA
- a CDS encoding thiolase family protein gives MQKKITKIIDAKRSPIGKKGKSLEQLSVQEISCQVVKDLDIDLTLVDSLIMGTVLQTGLGSNAARQVALKSGMNDTSTAQTVNMVCGSGMYALHLADSKIKLQEANLIIAGGAESMSNAPAFGLKNKPTLLNDALEDPFTHDHMGVTAENVANEYHVTRKEQDEFALLSHQKAGKSWEKGDFNKEIVPIKSGSEILLSSDECVRVDSSYEKLSQLKPVFCESGTVTAGNSSPLSDGASFLALASEQFVDDYNLDAKADIVDYVEIGFKPELMGYTPYFAIKELLKRNGLKIQDVDLFEINEAFASQCFAVSRDLSIPLDKLNISGGAIALGHPLGSSGARIVTTLVHNLQRKNLELGVASLCIGGGMACAMLIKNN, from the coding sequence ATGCAGAAAAAAATAACAAAAATTATCGATGCTAAAAGAAGTCCGATCGGAAAAAAAGGTAAAAGTCTTGAGCAGTTATCGGTTCAGGAAATTTCTTGTCAGGTAGTTAAAGATCTAGATATTGATTTAACACTAGTTGATTCTTTGATTATGGGAACAGTCTTACAGACAGGTCTGGGTTCTAATGCTGCACGGCAAGTTGCTCTTAAATCAGGGATGAACGATACTTCTACAGCTCAGACTGTAAATATGGTATGCGGTTCTGGAATGTATGCACTTCATCTTGCTGATAGTAAAATTAAACTTCAAGAAGCTAATTTAATAATTGCGGGTGGTGCAGAAAGTATGTCCAACGCACCGGCATTTGGTTTAAAAAATAAGCCAACTCTTTTAAATGATGCTTTAGAAGATCCTTTTACTCATGATCATATGGGAGTTACGGCAGAAAATGTAGCTAATGAATATCATGTAACTCGAAAAGAACAAGACGAATTTGCCCTTTTGTCTCATCAAAAGGCAGGGAAATCTTGGGAAAAAGGAGATTTTAATAAAGAAATTGTTCCAATCAAATCGGGCAGTGAAATTCTTTTAAGTAGCGATGAATGTGTCAGAGTGGATTCTAGCTATGAAAAATTAAGTCAATTAAAGCCAGTTTTTTGTGAAAGTGGAACAGTTACAGCGGGGAACTCTTCACCTTTAAGTGATGGAGCTAGTTTCTTAGCCTTAGCCAGTGAACAATTTGTGGATGATTATAATTTAGATGCAAAAGCTGATATTGTTGATTACGTGGAAATCGGTTTTAAACCTGAATTGATGGGATATACTCCTTATTTTGCGATCAAAGAGCTACTAAAGCGAAATGGATTAAAGATTCAAGATGTTGATCTTTTCGAAATTAATGAAGCTTTTGCCTCTCAATGTTTTGCAGTCAGCCGCGATCTTTCAATTCCACTGGATAAACTTAACATCAGCGGCGGGGCGATTGCTTTGGGGCACCCGTTAGGATCCAGTGGAGCCAGAATTGTGACGACATTAGTTCATAATCTGCAACGAAAAAATCTGGAATTAGGAGTTGCATCTTTATGTATTGGAGGCGGGATGGCTTGTGCCATGCTGATTAAAAATAATTGA
- a CDS encoding LacI family DNA-binding transcriptional regulator, producing the protein MQPKVTIYDVANAANVSMATVSRVMNRNPKVKQETKERVLKVIHDLNYHPNAVAQGLASKKTTTIGVILPDLANDYFANLAVGIDDIALMYNYNIIIANSSEDTEKENKIVDNLLAKQVDGIIYMGRDQTEHFQKSTKDNGTAVVLAGSVDQEGTPSVNINYRKAICDATSFFLKQKQKVALVINDKNYSINSDYRIPGYQDALKKYGVSFDPNLIFEYRDNNSISNPMLQDIYDSDATAAVVYSDDVAIMLLNKGFQLGKSIPDDFQIITSNNTVVTKYARPMISSISQPLYDIGAVAMRILTKIMNNEKVQDKQVFLDYDIIHRGSTRI; encoded by the coding sequence ATGCAACCTAAAGTAACAATTTATGATGTAGCAAACGCAGCTAATGTATCAATGGCTACTGTCAGCCGCGTAATGAACCGAAATCCTAAAGTTAAACAGGAAACAAAAGAACGAGTCCTAAAAGTTATCCACGACTTGAATTATCACCCTAATGCTGTTGCTCAGGGTTTAGCTAGCAAAAAAACAACAACAATTGGTGTTATTTTACCAGACCTAGCCAATGATTATTTTGCTAATTTAGCGGTAGGAATTGATGATATTGCTTTAATGTATAACTATAACATTATTATTGCAAACTCAAGTGAGGACACGGAAAAAGAAAATAAAATTGTTGATAATCTTTTAGCCAAACAGGTTGATGGAATTATCTATATGGGCCGAGATCAAACTGAACATTTTCAAAAATCTACCAAAGACAATGGGACTGCCGTAGTTTTAGCAGGATCTGTAGATCAGGAAGGGACGCCGAGTGTCAATATTAATTACCGCAAAGCAATTTGCGATGCCACATCATTCTTTTTGAAACAAAAACAAAAAGTTGCATTAGTTATCAACGATAAAAATTATTCTATTAATAGTGATTATCGGATTCCAGGATATCAAGATGCTTTGAAGAAATACGGAGTTAGCTTTGATCCAAATTTAATTTTTGAATATCGCGACAACAACAGCATTAGTAATCCAATGCTTCAAGACATTTATGACAGCGATGCCACTGCAGCTGTTGTTTACAGTGATGATGTTGCCATAATGTTATTAAACAAAGGATTTCAATTAGGTAAATCTATTCCCGATGATTTCCAAATTATTACCAGCAACAATACTGTAGTCACAAAATACGCTCGTCCAATGATTTCTTCAATTTCTCAGCCTTTATACGATATTGGAGCTGTCGCTATGAGAATTTTAACAAAAATCATGAACAATGAAAAAGTTCAAGACAAACAAGTTTTTCTTGACTATGATATTATCCATCGAGGCAGCACCAGAATTTAA